A part of Falco naumanni isolate bFalNau1 chromosome 19, bFalNau1.pat, whole genome shotgun sequence genomic DNA contains:
- the LOC121099263 gene encoding actin filament-associated protein 1-like 2 isoform X1, producing MCHATSSSSVAQRSGTLGCPAQPPAMAPLAQPGTNPLCEHTQRSLQRHRSPSPLLILPRPPGPVNSGIVRSRGRCRERGRSRRHRARNPHVCSASGSPCQPCPVRWAGGGHPCSDPPLVGSHGMSLSSTDLDKLLSDLRSFLLILDRESLSTAARAKKKSVADLLSRLQTPPSEDAEYMIMRCLSPSPGTPQGRASPGTRTVDATGGRTCECRPASTLSPHGGSKVPGVSPPPPADDSYEDAEPLGPGRCTGSGGADTDSSHYESYGEDEDGITDRAHYLHRLPGGSPHAEPSGLPEAQLCGFLWRKRWLGQWAKQLFIVREHVLLCFRCAADLQPVLELDLRGCRVTYKAKRGKKMPHALKVMGTAGEVLVIGFQSQQQAEDWRKVIEEVSSDAPSGLAAISIPALPSSRLGRAARSQLSKEEEEDRSRQSPARSPRPGEDAKGGFLAVRLRGRWQRLWCAVRQGALRMFPEAGGTQHPVCALRLDGCEVSPGAAAGSPQRLRIRIAQRGRELALLQTRSDEEREAWLKTLRARGGGELASDSPRTETPKLGDASSCPAAGGLLLRRVPTPNTYMDDPFGQLPPAEAPKHLGSNMERLQQLQQSLDRPVQGQRKRPVSALPITGACSSGLPSQAGEQGLHAPSRGPAGSSCAPRAGMEATSTVLGCDFSRASFLCPSSPASAAALRDRAASPQRAKVSPEVRSRDLSRSQRTLTLPEKKGARDGLDILIGKKAFPKLEEKVGQLERACRMKGRLKAGSEMNLLAIGKSLKGHIAATASSAGSEGSFLTPLLKRTASARSALKPSPTPVIIEKGNVLQKRKEWEMKSAM from the exons ATGTGCcatgccacctcctcctcctccgtgGCACAGAGGAGTGGCACGTTGGGCTGCCCggcgcagcccccagccatgGCTCCCCTTGCCCAGCCGGGAACAAACCCGCTCTGTGAGCACACACAGAGGAGCCTTCAGCGGCACAGGTCCCCGTCccccctcctcatcctcccccGTCCCCCCGGGCCCGTCAATAGCGGGATTGTGCGGAGCCGGGGCAGGTGCCGGGAGCGGGGGCGCAGCCGGAGGCACAGGGCACGTAACCCCCACGTCTGCTCGGCATCGGggagcccctgccagccctgcccagtgcggtgggcagggggtgggcaTCCCTGCTCGGACCCTCCTCTGGTGGGGTCTCATGGCATGTCCCTGTCCTCTACAGACCTGGACAAGCTGCTGTCGGACCTGCGGTCCTTCCTGCTCATCCTGGACAGGGAAAGCCTCAGCACGGCAGCTCGAGCCAAGAAGAAATCAGTGGCTGATCTCCTCTCCCGGCTGCAGACTCCCCCAT CAGAGGATGCAGAGTACATGATCATGCGCTGCCTCTCGCCTTCCCCGGGGACCCCACAGGGCCGGGCCAGCCCGG GAACCAGGACAGTGGATGCAACGGGAGGGAGAACCTGTGAGTGCCGCCCGGCCAGCACCCTGAGCCCGCATGGAGGG agCAAGGTGCCGGGtgtctccccacccccaccagccGACGACTCCTATGAAGACGCCGAACCCCTCGGCCCCGGCAGATGCACTGGCTCTG GCGGTGCCGACACTGACAGCAGCCACTACGAGTCGTACGGGGAGGATGAGGATGGCATAACAGACCGTGCCCACTACCTTCACCGGCTGCCGGGGGGCAGCCCCCACGCCGAGCCCTCCGGCCTCCCAGAGGCGCAGCTCTGCGGCTTCCTCTGGAGGAAACgctggctggggcagtgggCAAAGCAGCTCTTCATCGTCCGGGAGCACGTGCTGCTG TGCTTCAGGTGTGCCGCCGACCTGCAGCCGGTACTGGAGCTGGACCTGCGGGGCTGCCGCGTCACCTACAAAGCCAAGCGGGGCAAGAAGATGCCGCACGCCCTGAAAGTGATGGGGACGGCGGGCGAGGTGCTGGTCATTGGCttccagagccagcagcaggctgaggactggaggaag GTGATCGAAGAGGTCAGCAGCGATGCCCCGAGCGGGCTGGCAGCCATCAGCATCCCAGCGTTGCCCTCCTCAAGGCTCGGCAGG GCTGCCAGGTCCCAGctcagcaaggaggaggaggaggatcgCTCTCGGCAgagccctgcccgcagcccccggcctgGAGAGGATGCTAAAGGAG GTTTCCTGGCGGTGCGGCTGCGCGGGCGGTGGCAGCGGCTGTGGTGCGCGGTGCGGCAGGGAGCCCTACGCATGTTCCCCGAGGCCggtggcacccagcaccctgtctGCGCTCTGCGGCTGGACGGCTGCGAGGTGTCCCCGGGGGCAGCCGCCGGCTCCCCCCAACGCCTCCGCATCCGCATCGCCCAGCGGGGCCGGGAGCTCGCCCTGCTGCAG ACCCGTTCAGATGAGGAGAGGGAAGCTTGGCTGAAGACCCTGCGGgccaggggaggaggggagctgGCCAGCGACAGCCCTCGCACCGAGACCCCCAAGCTGGGTgatgccagcagctgccctgctgcgGG TGGGCTGCTGCTGCGCCGTGTCCCAACCCCCAACACCTACATGGATGACCCCTTTGGGCAGCTCCCACCAGCCGAGGCCCCCAAGCACCTCGGCTCCAATATGGagcggctgcagcagctg cagcagagcttggACCGACCAGTGCAAGGGCAGCGCAAGAGGCCCGTGTCTGCGCTGCCCATCACCGGTGCCTGCAGCAGCGGCCTGCCCTCGCAAGCTGGTGAGCAGGGGCTGCACGCTCCCTCCAGGGGACCAGCGGGGTCCTCCTGTGCCCCACGTGCTGGGATGGAGGCCACGAGTACAGTGTTGGGCTGTGATTTTTCCCGAGCATCCTTCCTTtgcccttcctccccagcaTCAGCGGCAGCTCTCCGGGACAGGGCTGCCAGCCCACAGCGGGCAAAGGTGAGCCCCGAGGTCCGGAGCAGGGATCTCTCCCGGTCCCAGCGCACCCTGACGCTGCCTGAGAAGAAAGGGGCTCGGGATGGACTGGATATCCTCATCG GAAAGAAAGCCTTCCCCaagctggaggagaaggtggggcagctggagagagccTGCCGCATGAAGGGCAGGCTGAAAGCCGGCTCCGAGATGAACCTGCTGGCCATCGGCAAGTCGCTGAAGGGCCACATCGCCGCCACCGCCAGCTCGGCTGGCTCCGAG GGCTCGTTCCTTACGCCACTGTTGAAGCGCACCGCGTCGGCGAGGAGCGCTCTGAAGCCATCTCCCACCCCGGTCATCATCGAGAAGGGAAAtgtgctgcagaagagaaag
- the LOC121099263 gene encoding actin filament-associated protein 1-like 2 isoform X3, translated as MARQRDLDKLLSDLRSFLLILDRESLSTAARAKKKSVADLLSRLQTPPSEDAEYMIMRCLSPSPGTPQGRASPGTRTVDATGGRTCECRPASTLSPHGGSKVPGVSPPPPADDSYEDAEPLGPGRCTGSGGADTDSSHYESYGEDEDGITDRAHYLHRLPGGSPHAEPSGLPEAQLCGFLWRKRWLGQWAKQLFIVREHVLLCFRCAADLQPVLELDLRGCRVTYKAKRGKKMPHALKVMGTAGEVLVIGFQSQQQAEDWRKVIEEVSSDAPSGLAAISIPALPSSRLGRAARSQLSKEEEEDRSRQSPARSPRPGEDAKGGFLAVRLRGRWQRLWCAVRQGALRMFPEAGGTQHPVCALRLDGCEVSPGAAAGSPQRLRIRIAQRGRELALLQTRSDEEREAWLKTLRARGGGELASDSPRTETPKLGDASSCPAAGGLLLRRVPTPNTYMDDPFGQLPPAEAPKHLGSNMERLQQLQQSLDRPVQGQRKRPVSALPITGACSSGLPSQAGEQGLHAPSRGPAGSSCAPRAGMEATSTVLGCDFSRASFLCPSSPASAAALRDRAASPQRAKVSPEVRSRDLSRSQRTLTLPEKKGARDGLDILIGKKAFPKLEEKVGQLERACRMKGRLKAGSEMNLLAIGKSLKGHIAATASSAGSEGSFLTPLLKRTASARSALKPSPTPVIIEKGNVLQKRKEWEMKSAM; from the exons ATGGCCCGGCAGAGAG ACCTGGACAAGCTGCTGTCGGACCTGCGGTCCTTCCTGCTCATCCTGGACAGGGAAAGCCTCAGCACGGCAGCTCGAGCCAAGAAGAAATCAGTGGCTGATCTCCTCTCCCGGCTGCAGACTCCCCCAT CAGAGGATGCAGAGTACATGATCATGCGCTGCCTCTCGCCTTCCCCGGGGACCCCACAGGGCCGGGCCAGCCCGG GAACCAGGACAGTGGATGCAACGGGAGGGAGAACCTGTGAGTGCCGCCCGGCCAGCACCCTGAGCCCGCATGGAGGG agCAAGGTGCCGGGtgtctccccacccccaccagccGACGACTCCTATGAAGACGCCGAACCCCTCGGCCCCGGCAGATGCACTGGCTCTG GCGGTGCCGACACTGACAGCAGCCACTACGAGTCGTACGGGGAGGATGAGGATGGCATAACAGACCGTGCCCACTACCTTCACCGGCTGCCGGGGGGCAGCCCCCACGCCGAGCCCTCCGGCCTCCCAGAGGCGCAGCTCTGCGGCTTCCTCTGGAGGAAACgctggctggggcagtgggCAAAGCAGCTCTTCATCGTCCGGGAGCACGTGCTGCTG TGCTTCAGGTGTGCCGCCGACCTGCAGCCGGTACTGGAGCTGGACCTGCGGGGCTGCCGCGTCACCTACAAAGCCAAGCGGGGCAAGAAGATGCCGCACGCCCTGAAAGTGATGGGGACGGCGGGCGAGGTGCTGGTCATTGGCttccagagccagcagcaggctgaggactggaggaag GTGATCGAAGAGGTCAGCAGCGATGCCCCGAGCGGGCTGGCAGCCATCAGCATCCCAGCGTTGCCCTCCTCAAGGCTCGGCAGG GCTGCCAGGTCCCAGctcagcaaggaggaggaggaggatcgCTCTCGGCAgagccctgcccgcagcccccggcctgGAGAGGATGCTAAAGGAG GTTTCCTGGCGGTGCGGCTGCGCGGGCGGTGGCAGCGGCTGTGGTGCGCGGTGCGGCAGGGAGCCCTACGCATGTTCCCCGAGGCCggtggcacccagcaccctgtctGCGCTCTGCGGCTGGACGGCTGCGAGGTGTCCCCGGGGGCAGCCGCCGGCTCCCCCCAACGCCTCCGCATCCGCATCGCCCAGCGGGGCCGGGAGCTCGCCCTGCTGCAG ACCCGTTCAGATGAGGAGAGGGAAGCTTGGCTGAAGACCCTGCGGgccaggggaggaggggagctgGCCAGCGACAGCCCTCGCACCGAGACCCCCAAGCTGGGTgatgccagcagctgccctgctgcgGG TGGGCTGCTGCTGCGCCGTGTCCCAACCCCCAACACCTACATGGATGACCCCTTTGGGCAGCTCCCACCAGCCGAGGCCCCCAAGCACCTCGGCTCCAATATGGagcggctgcagcagctg cagcagagcttggACCGACCAGTGCAAGGGCAGCGCAAGAGGCCCGTGTCTGCGCTGCCCATCACCGGTGCCTGCAGCAGCGGCCTGCCCTCGCAAGCTGGTGAGCAGGGGCTGCACGCTCCCTCCAGGGGACCAGCGGGGTCCTCCTGTGCCCCACGTGCTGGGATGGAGGCCACGAGTACAGTGTTGGGCTGTGATTTTTCCCGAGCATCCTTCCTTtgcccttcctccccagcaTCAGCGGCAGCTCTCCGGGACAGGGCTGCCAGCCCACAGCGGGCAAAGGTGAGCCCCGAGGTCCGGAGCAGGGATCTCTCCCGGTCCCAGCGCACCCTGACGCTGCCTGAGAAGAAAGGGGCTCGGGATGGACTGGATATCCTCATCG GAAAGAAAGCCTTCCCCaagctggaggagaaggtggggcagctggagagagccTGCCGCATGAAGGGCAGGCTGAAAGCCGGCTCCGAGATGAACCTGCTGGCCATCGGCAAGTCGCTGAAGGGCCACATCGCCGCCACCGCCAGCTCGGCTGGCTCCGAG GGCTCGTTCCTTACGCCACTGTTGAAGCGCACCGCGTCGGCGAGGAGCGCTCTGAAGCCATCTCCCACCCCGGTCATCATCGAGAAGGGAAAtgtgctgcagaagagaaag
- the LOC121099263 gene encoding actin filament-associated protein 1-like 2 isoform X5, translated as MEGTHLQPSTLMPPRLSGGADTDSSHYESYGEDEDGITDRAHYLHRLPGGSPHAEPSGLPEAQLCGFLWRKRWLGQWAKQLFIVREHVLLCFRCAADLQPVLELDLRGCRVTYKAKRGKKMPHALKVMGTAGEVLVIGFQSQQQAEDWRKVIEEVSSDAPSGLAAISIPALPSSRLGRAARSQLSKEEEEDRSRQSPARSPRPGEDAKGGFLAVRLRGRWQRLWCAVRQGALRMFPEAGGTQHPVCALRLDGCEVSPGAAAGSPQRLRIRIAQRGRELALLQTRSDEEREAWLKTLRARGGGELASDSPRTETPKLGDASSCPAAGGLLLRRVPTPNTYMDDPFGQLPPAEAPKHLGSNMERLQQLQQSLDRPVQGQRKRPVSALPITGACSSGLPSQAGEQGLHAPSRGPAGSSCAPRAGMEATSTVLGCDFSRASFLCPSSPASAAALRDRAASPQRAKVSPEVRSRDLSRSQRTLTLPEKKGARDGLDILIGKKAFPKLEEKVGQLERACRMKGRLKAGSEMNLLAIGKSLKGHIAATASSAGSEGSFLTPLLKRTASARSALKPSPTPVIIEKGNVLQKRKEWEMKSAM; from the exons ATGGAGGG cacccatctGCAACCCAGCACCCTGATGCCACCCCGGCTCTCAGGCGGTGCCGACACTGACAGCAGCCACTACGAGTCGTACGGGGAGGATGAGGATGGCATAACAGACCGTGCCCACTACCTTCACCGGCTGCCGGGGGGCAGCCCCCACGCCGAGCCCTCCGGCCTCCCAGAGGCGCAGCTCTGCGGCTTCCTCTGGAGGAAACgctggctggggcagtgggCAAAGCAGCTCTTCATCGTCCGGGAGCACGTGCTGCTG TGCTTCAGGTGTGCCGCCGACCTGCAGCCGGTACTGGAGCTGGACCTGCGGGGCTGCCGCGTCACCTACAAAGCCAAGCGGGGCAAGAAGATGCCGCACGCCCTGAAAGTGATGGGGACGGCGGGCGAGGTGCTGGTCATTGGCttccagagccagcagcaggctgaggactggaggaag GTGATCGAAGAGGTCAGCAGCGATGCCCCGAGCGGGCTGGCAGCCATCAGCATCCCAGCGTTGCCCTCCTCAAGGCTCGGCAGG GCTGCCAGGTCCCAGctcagcaaggaggaggaggaggatcgCTCTCGGCAgagccctgcccgcagcccccggcctgGAGAGGATGCTAAAGGAG GTTTCCTGGCGGTGCGGCTGCGCGGGCGGTGGCAGCGGCTGTGGTGCGCGGTGCGGCAGGGAGCCCTACGCATGTTCCCCGAGGCCggtggcacccagcaccctgtctGCGCTCTGCGGCTGGACGGCTGCGAGGTGTCCCCGGGGGCAGCCGCCGGCTCCCCCCAACGCCTCCGCATCCGCATCGCCCAGCGGGGCCGGGAGCTCGCCCTGCTGCAG ACCCGTTCAGATGAGGAGAGGGAAGCTTGGCTGAAGACCCTGCGGgccaggggaggaggggagctgGCCAGCGACAGCCCTCGCACCGAGACCCCCAAGCTGGGTgatgccagcagctgccctgctgcgGG TGGGCTGCTGCTGCGCCGTGTCCCAACCCCCAACACCTACATGGATGACCCCTTTGGGCAGCTCCCACCAGCCGAGGCCCCCAAGCACCTCGGCTCCAATATGGagcggctgcagcagctg cagcagagcttggACCGACCAGTGCAAGGGCAGCGCAAGAGGCCCGTGTCTGCGCTGCCCATCACCGGTGCCTGCAGCAGCGGCCTGCCCTCGCAAGCTGGTGAGCAGGGGCTGCACGCTCCCTCCAGGGGACCAGCGGGGTCCTCCTGTGCCCCACGTGCTGGGATGGAGGCCACGAGTACAGTGTTGGGCTGTGATTTTTCCCGAGCATCCTTCCTTtgcccttcctccccagcaTCAGCGGCAGCTCTCCGGGACAGGGCTGCCAGCCCACAGCGGGCAAAGGTGAGCCCCGAGGTCCGGAGCAGGGATCTCTCCCGGTCCCAGCGCACCCTGACGCTGCCTGAGAAGAAAGGGGCTCGGGATGGACTGGATATCCTCATCG GAAAGAAAGCCTTCCCCaagctggaggagaaggtggggcagctggagagagccTGCCGCATGAAGGGCAGGCTGAAAGCCGGCTCCGAGATGAACCTGCTGGCCATCGGCAAGTCGCTGAAGGGCCACATCGCCGCCACCGCCAGCTCGGCTGGCTCCGAG GGCTCGTTCCTTACGCCACTGTTGAAGCGCACCGCGTCGGCGAGGAGCGCTCTGAAGCCATCTCCCACCCCGGTCATCATCGAGAAGGGAAAtgtgctgcagaagagaaag
- the LOC121099263 gene encoding actin filament-associated protein 1-like 2 isoform X4, whose translation MIMRCLSPSPGTPQGRASPGTRTVDATGGRTCECRPASTLSPHGGSKVPGVSPPPPADDSYEDAEPLGPGRCTGSGGADTDSSHYESYGEDEDGITDRAHYLHRLPGGSPHAEPSGLPEAQLCGFLWRKRWLGQWAKQLFIVREHVLLCFRCAADLQPVLELDLRGCRVTYKAKRGKKMPHALKVMGTAGEVLVIGFQSQQQAEDWRKVIEEVSSDAPSGLAAISIPALPSSRLGRAARSQLSKEEEEDRSRQSPARSPRPGEDAKGGFLAVRLRGRWQRLWCAVRQGALRMFPEAGGTQHPVCALRLDGCEVSPGAAAGSPQRLRIRIAQRGRELALLQTRSDEEREAWLKTLRARGGGELASDSPRTETPKLGDASSCPAAGGLLLRRVPTPNTYMDDPFGQLPPAEAPKHLGSNMERLQQLQQSLDRPVQGQRKRPVSALPITGACSSGLPSQAGEQGLHAPSRGPAGSSCAPRAGMEATSTVLGCDFSRASFLCPSSPASAAALRDRAASPQRAKVSPEVRSRDLSRSQRTLTLPEKKGARDGLDILIGKKAFPKLEEKVGQLERACRMKGRLKAGSEMNLLAIGKSLKGHIAATASSAGSEGSFLTPLLKRTASARSALKPSPTPVIIEKGNVLQKRKEWEMKSAM comes from the exons ATGATCATGCGCTGCCTCTCGCCTTCCCCGGGGACCCCACAGGGCCGGGCCAGCCCGG GAACCAGGACAGTGGATGCAACGGGAGGGAGAACCTGTGAGTGCCGCCCGGCCAGCACCCTGAGCCCGCATGGAGGG agCAAGGTGCCGGGtgtctccccacccccaccagccGACGACTCCTATGAAGACGCCGAACCCCTCGGCCCCGGCAGATGCACTGGCTCTG GCGGTGCCGACACTGACAGCAGCCACTACGAGTCGTACGGGGAGGATGAGGATGGCATAACAGACCGTGCCCACTACCTTCACCGGCTGCCGGGGGGCAGCCCCCACGCCGAGCCCTCCGGCCTCCCAGAGGCGCAGCTCTGCGGCTTCCTCTGGAGGAAACgctggctggggcagtgggCAAAGCAGCTCTTCATCGTCCGGGAGCACGTGCTGCTG TGCTTCAGGTGTGCCGCCGACCTGCAGCCGGTACTGGAGCTGGACCTGCGGGGCTGCCGCGTCACCTACAAAGCCAAGCGGGGCAAGAAGATGCCGCACGCCCTGAAAGTGATGGGGACGGCGGGCGAGGTGCTGGTCATTGGCttccagagccagcagcaggctgaggactggaggaag GTGATCGAAGAGGTCAGCAGCGATGCCCCGAGCGGGCTGGCAGCCATCAGCATCCCAGCGTTGCCCTCCTCAAGGCTCGGCAGG GCTGCCAGGTCCCAGctcagcaaggaggaggaggaggatcgCTCTCGGCAgagccctgcccgcagcccccggcctgGAGAGGATGCTAAAGGAG GTTTCCTGGCGGTGCGGCTGCGCGGGCGGTGGCAGCGGCTGTGGTGCGCGGTGCGGCAGGGAGCCCTACGCATGTTCCCCGAGGCCggtggcacccagcaccctgtctGCGCTCTGCGGCTGGACGGCTGCGAGGTGTCCCCGGGGGCAGCCGCCGGCTCCCCCCAACGCCTCCGCATCCGCATCGCCCAGCGGGGCCGGGAGCTCGCCCTGCTGCAG ACCCGTTCAGATGAGGAGAGGGAAGCTTGGCTGAAGACCCTGCGGgccaggggaggaggggagctgGCCAGCGACAGCCCTCGCACCGAGACCCCCAAGCTGGGTgatgccagcagctgccctgctgcgGG TGGGCTGCTGCTGCGCCGTGTCCCAACCCCCAACACCTACATGGATGACCCCTTTGGGCAGCTCCCACCAGCCGAGGCCCCCAAGCACCTCGGCTCCAATATGGagcggctgcagcagctg cagcagagcttggACCGACCAGTGCAAGGGCAGCGCAAGAGGCCCGTGTCTGCGCTGCCCATCACCGGTGCCTGCAGCAGCGGCCTGCCCTCGCAAGCTGGTGAGCAGGGGCTGCACGCTCCCTCCAGGGGACCAGCGGGGTCCTCCTGTGCCCCACGTGCTGGGATGGAGGCCACGAGTACAGTGTTGGGCTGTGATTTTTCCCGAGCATCCTTCCTTtgcccttcctccccagcaTCAGCGGCAGCTCTCCGGGACAGGGCTGCCAGCCCACAGCGGGCAAAGGTGAGCCCCGAGGTCCGGAGCAGGGATCTCTCCCGGTCCCAGCGCACCCTGACGCTGCCTGAGAAGAAAGGGGCTCGGGATGGACTGGATATCCTCATCG GAAAGAAAGCCTTCCCCaagctggaggagaaggtggggcagctggagagagccTGCCGCATGAAGGGCAGGCTGAAAGCCGGCTCCGAGATGAACCTGCTGGCCATCGGCAAGTCGCTGAAGGGCCACATCGCCGCCACCGCCAGCTCGGCTGGCTCCGAG GGCTCGTTCCTTACGCCACTGTTGAAGCGCACCGCGTCGGCGAGGAGCGCTCTGAAGCCATCTCCCACCCCGGTCATCATCGAGAAGGGAAAtgtgctgcagaagagaaag
- the LOC121099263 gene encoding actin filament-associated protein 1-like isoform X2: MCHATSSSSVAQRSGTLGCPAQPPAMAPLAQPGTNPLCEHTQRSLQRHRSPSPLLILPRPPGPVNSGIVRSRGRCRERGRSRRHRARNPHVCSASGSPCQPCPVRWAGGGHPCSDPPLVGSHGMSLSSTDLDKLLSDLRSFLLILDRESLSTAARAKKKSVADLLSRLQTPPSEDAEYMIMRCLSPSPGTPQGRASPGTRTVDATGGRTCECRPASTLSPHGGSKVPGVSPPPPADDSYEDAEPLGPGRCTGSGGADTDSSHYESYGEDEDGITDRAHYLHRLPGGSPHAEPSGLPEAQLCGFLWRKRWLGQWAKQLFIVREHVLLCFRCAADLQPVLELDLRGCRVTYKAKRGKKMPHALKVMGTAGEVLVIGFQSQQQAEDWRKVIEEVSSDAPSGLAAISIPALPSSRLGRAARSQLSKEEEEDRSRQSPARSPRPGEDAKGGFLAVRLRGRWQRLWCAVRQGALRMFPEAGGTQHPVCALRLDGCEVSPGAAAGSPQRLRIRIAQRGRELALLQTRSDEEREAWLKTLRARGGGELASDSPRTETPKLGDASSCPAAGGLLLRRVPTPNTYMDDPFGQLPPAEAPKHLGSNMERLQQLQQSLDRPVQGQRKRPVSALPITGACSSGLPSQAASAAALRDRAASPQRAKVSPEVRSRDLSRSQRTLTLPEKKGARDGLDILIGKKAFPKLEEKVGQLERACRMKGRLKAGSEMNLLAIGKSLKGHIAATASSAGSEGSFLTPLLKRTASARSALKPSPTPVIIEKGNVLQKRKEWEMKSAM, translated from the exons ATGTGCcatgccacctcctcctcctccgtgGCACAGAGGAGTGGCACGTTGGGCTGCCCggcgcagcccccagccatgGCTCCCCTTGCCCAGCCGGGAACAAACCCGCTCTGTGAGCACACACAGAGGAGCCTTCAGCGGCACAGGTCCCCGTCccccctcctcatcctcccccGTCCCCCCGGGCCCGTCAATAGCGGGATTGTGCGGAGCCGGGGCAGGTGCCGGGAGCGGGGGCGCAGCCGGAGGCACAGGGCACGTAACCCCCACGTCTGCTCGGCATCGGggagcccctgccagccctgcccagtgcggtgggcagggggtgggcaTCCCTGCTCGGACCCTCCTCTGGTGGGGTCTCATGGCATGTCCCTGTCCTCTACAGACCTGGACAAGCTGCTGTCGGACCTGCGGTCCTTCCTGCTCATCCTGGACAGGGAAAGCCTCAGCACGGCAGCTCGAGCCAAGAAGAAATCAGTGGCTGATCTCCTCTCCCGGCTGCAGACTCCCCCAT CAGAGGATGCAGAGTACATGATCATGCGCTGCCTCTCGCCTTCCCCGGGGACCCCACAGGGCCGGGCCAGCCCGG GAACCAGGACAGTGGATGCAACGGGAGGGAGAACCTGTGAGTGCCGCCCGGCCAGCACCCTGAGCCCGCATGGAGGG agCAAGGTGCCGGGtgtctccccacccccaccagccGACGACTCCTATGAAGACGCCGAACCCCTCGGCCCCGGCAGATGCACTGGCTCTG GCGGTGCCGACACTGACAGCAGCCACTACGAGTCGTACGGGGAGGATGAGGATGGCATAACAGACCGTGCCCACTACCTTCACCGGCTGCCGGGGGGCAGCCCCCACGCCGAGCCCTCCGGCCTCCCAGAGGCGCAGCTCTGCGGCTTCCTCTGGAGGAAACgctggctggggcagtgggCAAAGCAGCTCTTCATCGTCCGGGAGCACGTGCTGCTG TGCTTCAGGTGTGCCGCCGACCTGCAGCCGGTACTGGAGCTGGACCTGCGGGGCTGCCGCGTCACCTACAAAGCCAAGCGGGGCAAGAAGATGCCGCACGCCCTGAAAGTGATGGGGACGGCGGGCGAGGTGCTGGTCATTGGCttccagagccagcagcaggctgaggactggaggaag GTGATCGAAGAGGTCAGCAGCGATGCCCCGAGCGGGCTGGCAGCCATCAGCATCCCAGCGTTGCCCTCCTCAAGGCTCGGCAGG GCTGCCAGGTCCCAGctcagcaaggaggaggaggaggatcgCTCTCGGCAgagccctgcccgcagcccccggcctgGAGAGGATGCTAAAGGAG GTTTCCTGGCGGTGCGGCTGCGCGGGCGGTGGCAGCGGCTGTGGTGCGCGGTGCGGCAGGGAGCCCTACGCATGTTCCCCGAGGCCggtggcacccagcaccctgtctGCGCTCTGCGGCTGGACGGCTGCGAGGTGTCCCCGGGGGCAGCCGCCGGCTCCCCCCAACGCCTCCGCATCCGCATCGCCCAGCGGGGCCGGGAGCTCGCCCTGCTGCAG ACCCGTTCAGATGAGGAGAGGGAAGCTTGGCTGAAGACCCTGCGGgccaggggaggaggggagctgGCCAGCGACAGCCCTCGCACCGAGACCCCCAAGCTGGGTgatgccagcagctgccctgctgcgGG TGGGCTGCTGCTGCGCCGTGTCCCAACCCCCAACACCTACATGGATGACCCCTTTGGGCAGCTCCCACCAGCCGAGGCCCCCAAGCACCTCGGCTCCAATATGGagcggctgcagcagctg cagcagagcttggACCGACCAGTGCAAGGGCAGCGCAAGAGGCCCGTGTCTGCGCTGCCCATCACCGGTGCCTGCAGCAGCGGCCTGCCCTCGCAAGCTG caTCAGCGGCAGCTCTCCGGGACAGGGCTGCCAGCCCACAGCGGGCAAAGGTGAGCCCCGAGGTCCGGAGCAGGGATCTCTCCCGGTCCCAGCGCACCCTGACGCTGCCTGAGAAGAAAGGGGCTCGGGATGGACTGGATATCCTCATCG GAAAGAAAGCCTTCCCCaagctggaggagaaggtggggcagctggagagagccTGCCGCATGAAGGGCAGGCTGAAAGCCGGCTCCGAGATGAACCTGCTGGCCATCGGCAAGTCGCTGAAGGGCCACATCGCCGCCACCGCCAGCTCGGCTGGCTCCGAG GGCTCGTTCCTTACGCCACTGTTGAAGCGCACCGCGTCGGCGAGGAGCGCTCTGAAGCCATCTCCCACCCCGGTCATCATCGAGAAGGGAAAtgtgctgcagaagagaaag